From Bacteroidota bacterium, one genomic window encodes:
- a CDS encoding polysaccharide biosynthesis protein codes for MRFKLIEKNTPRWIIFLIDIVICLGSIMLAYQVRFNFRVPEKEIEHWVYVIPTVLIVRVISFYISKIYQGIIRYTSTRDALRVFYTITAGSIFMAVANMGSYMWAKFFLVPYSIIIIDYFTTVFSITAFRILVKSIYMELKNPSREKKEVIIYGAGESGLITKRSLDRDAGSRFKVIAFVDDDPAKSGKTVEGIKIYNADDDLEDLLRSNNVTQLILSIQNISTLRKQQIIEKCLPYDVNILNVPPVNSWINGELSFKQIKNIKIEDLLERDPIRLDLDSIRNQLSGKTVLITGGAGSIGSEIVRQILPFKPKYLVVLDQAESPLYELELEIREKFNWTDFETVIADIRQSDRMRRVFDVFKPQVVFHAAAYKHVPIMEHNPSEAILTNVNGTSILADMANEFGVEKFVMVSTDKAVNPTNIMGATKRIAEIYCQSLSKVSKTKFITTRFGNVLDSNGSVIPRFKKQIEEGGPITVTHPDVTRYFMTIPEACQLVLEAGAMGNGGEIFIFDMGQSIRIIDLARKMVKLSGLTLGKDIQVVFTGLRPGEKIFEELLADKETTLPTHHEKIMIARVREYDFEVISKEINSLITLFKSQDNESIVRKMKEIVPEFVSANSVFSELDRK; via the coding sequence ATGCGATTCAAACTCATCGAGAAAAACACCCCGCGCTGGATCATTTTTCTGATTGATATTGTTATTTGCCTGGGATCCATCATGCTGGCATACCAGGTGAGATTCAATTTCAGGGTTCCGGAGAAAGAAATAGAACACTGGGTGTATGTAATCCCGACGGTACTTATTGTTCGCGTCATCAGCTTTTATATTTCCAAAATCTACCAGGGTATTATCCGCTATACCAGTACACGGGATGCCCTACGTGTATTTTATACCATTACTGCAGGCAGTATTTTCATGGCCGTTGCCAACATGGGTTCATATATGTGGGCAAAATTTTTCCTCGTCCCCTACTCGATTATTATCATCGATTATTTCACGACAGTATTTTCGATTACCGCTTTCAGGATTCTGGTCAAATCCATTTACATGGAATTGAAAAATCCTTCAAGAGAGAAAAAAGAAGTCATAATTTATGGTGCCGGAGAATCAGGTCTGATCACCAAACGTTCTCTCGACCGCGACGCAGGTAGTCGTTTCAAAGTAATCGCGTTCGTGGATGATGATCCTGCAAAATCCGGAAAGACTGTTGAAGGCATCAAGATCTATAACGCGGATGATGACCTGGAAGATTTGCTTCGTTCCAACAATGTCACTCAACTAATCCTGAGTATTCAGAATATTTCTACTTTACGTAAGCAGCAGATTATCGAAAAATGTTTGCCTTACGATGTAAATATTCTGAATGTACCACCGGTGAACAGCTGGATCAACGGAGAACTGAGTTTTAAGCAAATCAAAAATATCAAGATCGAAGACCTGCTGGAGCGTGATCCGATCCGACTCGATCTGGATTCGATCCGAAATCAGTTATCAGGAAAGACAGTGCTCATTACAGGAGGAGCCGGTTCAATAGGAAGTGAAATTGTCAGACAAATACTTCCATTTAAACCAAAATACCTCGTCGTTCTCGATCAGGCGGAATCCCCGCTGTATGAACTCGAACTGGAGATCCGTGAGAAATTTAACTGGACCGATTTCGAAACGGTCATCGCCGATATTCGTCAGAGCGATCGCATGCGAAGGGTTTTCGATGTATTCAAACCTCAGGTTGTTTTCCACGCTGCCGCTTATAAACATGTTCCGATCATGGAGCACAATCCATCCGAAGCAATCCTCACCAATGTGAATGGTACTAGCATTCTCGCGGATATGGCGAATGAATTCGGGGTGGAAAAATTCGTGATGGTAAGCACCGACAAAGCCGTGAACCCAACAAATATCATGGGCGCGACGAAACGAATCGCGGAGATTTATTGTCAGTCGCTGAGTAAAGTTAGCAAGACAAAATTCATCACCACCCGTTTCGGAAATGTACTTGATTCCAACGGCTCGGTCATTCCCCGATTTAAAAAGCAAATCGAAGAAGGGGGACCGATCACTGTCACCCATCCCGATGTTACCCGTTACTTCATGACCATCCCGGAGGCTTGTCAATTGGTACTCGAAGCCGGAGCCATGGGAAATGGTGGTGAAATTTTCATCTTCGACATGGGACAAAGCATCCGCATCATTGACCTGGCGAGAAAGATGGTGAAACTTTCAGGGCTAACACTCGGAAAAGACATTCAGGTTGTATTTACAGGTTTGCGTCCGGGTGAAAAGATTTTCGAAGAACTTCTTGCCGATAAAGAAACGACCCTTCCCACCCATCACGAAAAGATCATGATCGCGAGAGTTCGAGAGTATGACTTTGAAGTGATCAGCAAGGAAATCAACAGTCTCATCACACTATTTAAATCACAGGACAACGAATCCATCGTAAGAAAAATGAAGGAAATTGTTCCGGAGTTTGTTTCGGCGAATTCGGTTTTTTCGGAGCTTGACAGGAAGTAG